A genome region from Bufo gargarizans isolate SCDJY-AF-19 chromosome 2, ASM1485885v1, whole genome shotgun sequence includes the following:
- the SLC38A2 gene encoding sodium-coupled neutral amino acid transporter 2: MSKHEMGRFNIAPDEDSMSSNSNDDFNYPQYPAKKLSVKGHYDMDPENQNFLLEPTLAKKKCETEYLPGTTSFGMSVFNLSNAIVGSGILGLSYAMANTGIALFMILLSSVCLFSLYSIHLLLKTANEGGSLLYEQLGFKAFGIFGKIAASGSITMQNIGAMSSYLYIVKYELPLVIKELIGPSVNLNAWYLDGNYLVVMVSLFLILPLSLLRNLGYLGYTSGFSLLCMVFFLIVVIYKKFQIQCGSWLENDAMNMTLNNTIYHLATEGHMHNAELNQTHQDDLCTPKYFVFNSQTVYAVPILTFSFVCHPAVLPIYQELKGRSRKRMMNVSNVSFFAMFLMYLLAAVFGYLTFYGNVEPELLHTYSKIAGGVIFVVVRLAVLIAVTLTVPIVIFPIRSSITQLLFSGKDFAWWRHILITFVILAFTNVLVIFVPTIRDIFGFIGASAASMLIFILPSAFYVKLVKKEPINSPQKIGAILFLSCGFVVMIGSMALIIADWVHVASSDGH, translated from the exons ATGAGCAAACATGAGATGGGAAGGTTTAACATTGCTCCTGACGAGGACAGCATGAGCTCAAACAGCAACGACGACTTCAATTATCCGCAATATCCGGCCAAGAAGCTCTCTGTTAAAGG CCATTATGATATGGATCCAGAAAACCAGAATTTTCTGCTTGAACCCACTCTGGCAAAAAAGAAATGCGAGACGGAATAT CTCCCAGGTACTACATCGTTTGGCATGTCCGTATTTAACCTCAGTAATGCCATCGTTGGAAGTGGAATTCTGGGTCTTTCATATGCCATGGCTAACACCGGGATTGCGCTTTTCAT GATCCTACTCTCCTCTGTGTGCTTATTTTCTCTATACTCAATTCACTTATTACTAAAGACTGCAAATGAAGgag GTTCTTTATTATACGAGCAACTGGGATTTAAAGCATTTGGTATTTTTGGAAAAATTGCAGCTTCTGGATCAATCACCATGCAGAATATTGGAG ctaTGTCTAGCTACCTCTACATAGTGAAATACGAACTGCCGCTTGTGATCAAAGAATTAATTGGCCCAAGTGTTAATCTTAA tgcaTGGTACTTAGATGGAAATTATTTGGTTGTGATGGTCTCTCTATTCCTCATTCTTCCTTTGTCATTATTAAGAAACTTGG GATACCTGGGCTACACAAGTGGCTTTTCCCTGTTGTGTATGGTCTTTTTCCTGATTGTT GTGATCTACAAGAAATTTCAGATCCAATGTGGTTCTTGGCTTGAAAATGATGCCATGAACATGACTTTGAACAACACAATATACCATCTCGCAACAGAAGGCCACATGCACAATGCAGAGCTCAACCAGACACACCAGGATGACCTATGCACACCAAAATACTTTGTATTTAACTCTCAG ACAGTGTATGCTGTGCCCATCCTGACCTTCTCCTTTGTCTGTCATCCAGCTGTCCTTCCCATCTACCAGGAACTTAAAGG ACGCAGTCGTAAAAGGATGATGAATGTTTCAAATGTGTCATTCTTTGCCATGTTTCTCATGTATCTGTTGGCGGCTGTTTTTGGATACTTGACTTTTTATG GAAATGTTGAACCAGAGCTGTTACACACATACTCAAAGATTGCAGGAGGAGTCATTTTTGTAGTTGTACGTCTAGCTGTTCTTATTGCTGTCACCTTAACGGTTCCCATTGTTATTTTCCCG ATCCGCAGCTCCATCACCCAGCTGTTGTTTTCAGGAAAGGACTTTGCATGGTGGCGTCACATTTTGATCACCTTTGTGATTCTGGCATTCACCAATGTTCTTGTCATCTTTGTTCCTACTATAAGAGACATTTTTGGATTTATTG GTGCCTCTGCTGCGTCTATGCTGATTTTCATCCTCCCATCTGCTTTTTATGTGAAGTTAGTGAAGAAGGAACCCATAAATTCTCCTCAAAAAATTGGA gcTATTTTGTTTCTTAGCTGTGGATTTGTGGTGATGATTGGAAGCATGGCCCTCATTATCGCTGACTGGGTGCACGTTGCATCTTCTGATGGCCACTAG